From the Lampris incognitus isolate fLamInc1 chromosome 6, fLamInc1.hap2, whole genome shotgun sequence genome, one window contains:
- the bida gene encoding BH3 interacting domain death agonist, with product MEGVSGRLSTPLVLLSFLHQADCGADLRREVDSLGKELNFTRGDAPCIDPAVGDGELQTDGHTPSSIKMLSGGFQPQFEQQQRPINPNEAQALQAVTAELRAIADQLEERVVTQASRNLARNLSNAPVFWWIAHLTLEVEWVLKQGLFCGLENLPQEQVIMALTLSLVKGVCDKAPQLLRNLFNTALQYINSTVSRGSWDV from the exons ATGGAGGGAGTTTCTGGTCGCCTCAGCACCCCCTtggtccttctctccttcctgcACCAAGCGGACTGTGGGGCAGATCTGCGGAGGGAGGTCGACTCGCTGGGCAAGGAGCTCAACTTCACCCGCGGCGATGCCCCCTGCATCGACCCCGCCGTGGGGGATGGGGAGCTGCAAACGGACGGCCACACACCCAGCAGCATAAAAATGCTGTCTGGAGGTTTCCAGCCTCAGTTCGAACAACAGCAACGACCCA TTAACCCTAACGAAGCACAGGCCCTTCAGGCAGTCACAGCAGAACTGAGAGCTATAGCAGATCAGCTTGAAGAGAGGGTTGTGACTCAGGCTTCCCGCAACCTAGCCAGGAACCTGTCAAACGCACCAGTTTTT TGGTGGATAGCTCACCTTACTCTGGAAGTGGAGTGGGTTTTGAAGCAAGGCCTGTTTTGTGGGCTGGAAAACCTACCTCAGGAACAAGTCATCATGGCTCTCACACTCAGTCTGGTGAAGGGTGTGTGTGATAAGGCCCCACAGCTGCTCAGAAACCTCTTTAACACTGCGCTACAGTACATCAACTCTACGGTGTCCAGGGGGAGTTGGGATGTGTAG